From a single Candidatus Izimaplasma bacterium HR1 genomic region:
- the pbuG gene encoding Guanine/hypoxanthine permease PbuG: MEFIKSFFKLEERGSGLTRELIGGLTTFLAMAYILPVNSFMLAKTGIPLGGVFLATALAAAIASIVMGILANLPVALAPGMGLNAFFTYTLVFGMGLSWQAALAAVLVSGVLFFIISVTGLRKIVINAIPAGLKFAVGAGIGFFITFIGLKNAGIIVDDGATLVALGDFSHPAVLLGLFGILLVVVLYSMGNRFSLIISIFATAVVGLVLGAVAPDFFTVAAVGPESTNAGIELMVMPAYSNFSISEVWTGAGKTIGAAFGGFGELFSSASAFTIIFALLFVDFFDTAGTLMAVGNQAGLVNDEGELVGSEKALLVDSIGTMTGAVLGTSNVTSYIESATGIESGARTGLSSVVVGLLFILAIFLYPLLSIVNGVVIGFDAYNDVVVYAPVTSMALVMVGALMVGQLKEVDWNDKAIVIPAFLTIVMMMLTYSIATGIAVGFIFYPVVKLAQGKGKEVNIVMYILAVLFVLNFVLGAI; the protein is encoded by the coding sequence ATGGAGTTTATCAAAAGTTTCTTTAAATTGGAAGAACGTGGTTCTGGGTTAACTAGAGAATTAATCGGGGGATTAACAACATTCTTGGCTATGGCATATATATTGCCGGTAAATAGCTTCATGTTAGCAAAAACCGGAATTCCACTAGGAGGAGTATTCTTAGCAACTGCATTAGCTGCGGCAATCGCATCTATAGTAATGGGAATACTAGCTAATTTACCTGTAGCTTTAGCGCCGGGTATGGGATTAAATGCATTTTTCACATACACATTAGTATTTGGTATGGGATTATCATGGCAAGCTGCATTAGCTGCTGTATTAGTATCAGGAGTTTTATTCTTTATTATTTCAGTTACTGGATTAAGAAAGATTGTTATTAACGCAATTCCTGCTGGCTTGAAATTTGCTGTAGGAGCTGGAATTGGATTCTTTATTACATTTATTGGATTAAAAAATGCTGGTATTATTGTTGATGATGGAGCAACATTAGTTGCTTTAGGTGATTTTTCTCATCCTGCAGTATTATTAGGACTATTTGGAATTTTATTAGTAGTAGTACTTTATTCTATGGGTAATCGTTTCAGTTTAATTATCTCAATATTCGCTACTGCTGTTGTTGGGTTAGTTTTAGGAGCAGTTGCACCAGATTTCTTTACAGTTGCTGCTGTTGGACCTGAATCTACAAATGCCGGAATTGAGTTAATGGTTATGCCTGCTTATTCTAACTTTAGTATTTCTGAAGTATGGACAGGTGCTGGAAAAACAATAGGAGCTGCATTTGGTGGATTTGGTGAATTATTTAGTTCTGCTTCTGCATTCACAATTATCTTCGCTTTACTATTTGTTGATTTCTTCGATACTGCTGGTACATTAATGGCTGTTGGAAATCAAGCTGGATTAGTAAATGACGAAGGGGAGTTAGTTGGTTCAGAAAAAGCTCTATTAGTTGATTCTATTGGGACTATGACAGGAGCTGTATTAGGAACATCTAATGTTACTTCATATATTGAAAGTGCAACAGGAATTGAATCTGGAGCACGTACAGGATTATCTAGTGTAGTTGTTGGACTATTATTCATATTAGCAATCTTCCTATATCCATTATTAAGTATTGTTAATGGTGTTGTTATAGGATTTGACGCATATAATGATGTTGTTGTTTATGCACCAGTTACTTCAATGGCTTTGGTAATGGTTGGAGCATTAATGGTAGGACAACTTAAAGAAGTTGATTGGAATGACAAAGCAATCGTTATCCCAGCATTCTTAACTATTGTAATGATGATGTTAACTTATTCAATCGCAACTGGTATCGCAGTAGGATTTATTTTCTACCCAGTAGTGAAACTTGCACAAGGTAAAGGTAAAGAAGTTAATATTGTAATGTACATACTTGCAGTTCTATTTGTTCTTAACTTTGTATTAGGAGCAATTTAG
- the pyrR_1 gene encoding Bifunctional protein PyrR — protein sequence MRKLIDQEKMHRTIRRISHEVIEQNLDLENLIILGVKSKGVPLAKIIKENILKIENVDVPIYNLDISGYRDDKKISDFQKLDIDLNDKTVLVVDDVLFTGRTVRASMDAIIDLGRPSKIQLAVLVDRGHRELPIRADYVGKNMPTSADELVKVSFTGEIGVYILSKEEKQ from the coding sequence ATGAGAAAATTAATAGATCAAGAAAAAATGCATCGAACAATTCGAAGAATCTCCCATGAAGTTATTGAGCAAAATTTAGATTTGGAAAATTTAATAATTTTAGGAGTGAAATCGAAAGGTGTTCCATTGGCAAAAATTATTAAGGAAAATATTCTAAAAATTGAAAATGTTGATGTTCCAATTTATAATCTAGATATTTCCGGATATCGAGATGATAAAAAAATTAGTGATTTTCAAAAACTAGATATAGATCTTAATGATAAAACTGTATTAGTTGTCGATGATGTTTTATTTACAGGAAGAACTGTAAGAGCAAGCATGGATGCAATTATTGATTTAGGAAGACCTTCAAAGATACAATTAGCAGTTTTGGTTGATAGAGGACATAGAGAATTGCCAATTCGAGCTGATTATGTTGGTAAAAATATGCCAACAAGTGCTGATGAACTAGTAAAAGTTAGTTTTACTGGAGAAATAGGTGTTTATATTCTAAGTAAAGAGGAGAAACAATAG
- the glyA gene encoding Serine hydroxymethyltransferase, which produces MENIKRVDSELYEAIMLEKGRQESHIELIASENFVSKAVLEAQGSVLTNKYAEGYPGRRYYGGCEFVDMTENLARDRVKKLFNVKYANVQAHSGSTANMGAYRAILNPGDTVLGMSLDHGGHLTHGHPLNFSGIDYNFISYGVDEITEQINYDELERIAIENKPNLIVAGASAYPRKIDFARIKDICDKVGAKFMVDMAHIAGLVAAGLHQNPCDYADVITSTTHKTLRGPRGGIILTNSFELYKQINRVIFPGIQGGPLMHVIAAKAMAFKEALSPEFKEYQEKVIVNADALAKALICHGFKVVSGGTDNHLILVEVKSLTGLTGKDAEKLLDCVKITCNKNTVPNDTEKPFITSGIRLGTPAVTSRGFNEKDMEVIAKCIFDTLMNPEDEKVHDDVRKTVKELADKYPLNY; this is translated from the coding sequence GTGGAGAATATCAAGAGGGTAGATTCAGAACTATATGAAGCAATAATGCTGGAAAAAGGTAGACAGGAATCACATATTGAATTAATTGCTTCAGAGAATTTTGTTAGTAAGGCCGTTTTAGAAGCACAAGGAAGCGTATTAACTAATAAATATGCTGAAGGATATCCAGGAAGAAGATATTATGGTGGTTGTGAATTTGTTGATATGACAGAGAACTTAGCGAGAGATCGAGTTAAGAAGCTATTTAATGTCAAATATGCCAATGTTCAAGCGCATAGTGGTTCAACAGCAAACATGGGAGCTTATAGAGCTATTCTTAACCCTGGAGACACAGTTTTAGGGATGAGTCTTGATCATGGTGGACATTTAACTCATGGACATCCATTAAATTTTAGCGGAATCGATTATAATTTTATTAGTTACGGTGTTGATGAAATTACAGAACAAATCAATTATGATGAATTAGAAAGAATTGCTATTGAAAACAAACCGAATCTGATTGTGGCTGGAGCTAGCGCTTACCCACGAAAAATTGATTTTGCCAGAATTAAGGATATTTGCGATAAAGTTGGAGCAAAATTCATGGTCGATATGGCTCATATAGCTGGATTAGTAGCTGCAGGATTACACCAAAATCCTTGTGACTACGCTGATGTTATTACTTCAACAACCCACAAAACATTAAGAGGACCACGTGGTGGTATTATCCTTACAAATAGTTTTGAATTATATAAGCAAATCAATAGAGTTATATTCCCAGGAATTCAAGGTGGACCTTTGATGCATGTGATTGCGGCAAAAGCTATGGCTTTTAAAGAAGCTTTAAGCCCTGAGTTCAAAGAATACCAAGAAAAAGTAATTGTTAATGCAGATGCTTTAGCTAAAGCGTTAATATGTCACGGATTTAAAGTGGTTTCTGGTGGAACTGACAATCATTTAATTTTGGTAGAAGTTAAATCATTAACGGGTTTAACAGGAAAAGACGCTGAGAAATTATTAGATTGTGTTAAAATTACATGTAATAAGAACACAGTACCTAACGATACTGAAAAACCTTTTATTACGAGTGGTATTCGTTTAGGAACTCCTGCAGTAACTTCTAGAGGTTTTAATGAAAAAGACATGGAAGTAATTGCAAAATGTATTTTTGATACATTAATGAATCCTGAAGATGAGAAAGTACATGATGATGTAAGAAAAACTGTTAAAGAACTAGCCGATAAATACCCATTAAATTATTAG
- the glnA gene encoding Glutamine synthetase yields MIKFTKEAILKNAKEENVKYVRLCFTDIHGVIKNVEVPASKLEDALDNEIMFDGSSIDGFVRIQEADMYLRPDYNTWLISSWEQTTYGKVAMLICDIYLPSGEPFIGDPRGILKRNVLKMKKLGFTSFNIGVEPEFFLFKLDEKGNPTLDFNDNGGYFDLAPVDGAEDCRRDIVLELEKIGFNMEASHHEVAPGQHEINFEYEGVVEGCDSLQIFKVVVKNVAKRHGLHATFMPKPISDINGSGMHTNCSLNDKDGNNAFYDPDGEIGLSDVAKYWIAGIMKNARAFTAITNPTVNSYKRLVPGYEAPCYVSWSDANRSAMIRIPAKRGRATRTEIRSVDPSANPYLAMSAILASGLEGVEKKLECKERVYINLYELSRSEREAMGIENLPENLKDAVKALKRNSVIQEALGEHAVEKFIEAKTREWDEFRTSVTEWEIKKYL; encoded by the coding sequence ATGATTAAATTTACTAAGGAAGCAATTCTAAAAAATGCAAAAGAAGAAAATGTTAAGTATGTAAGATTATGTTTTACTGATATTCACGGAGTAATTAAAAATGTTGAGGTACCAGCAAGTAAACTAGAAGATGCATTAGACAATGAAATTATGTTTGATGGTTCTTCAATTGATGGATTCGTACGTATACAAGAAGCTGATATGTACTTAAGACCCGATTATAATACTTGGTTAATATCATCTTGGGAGCAAACAACTTATGGTAAAGTCGCTATGTTAATTTGTGATATTTATTTACCTTCAGGGGAACCATTTATTGGAGATCCACGAGGAATACTAAAGAGAAATGTTTTAAAAATGAAAAAACTTGGTTTTACGTCTTTCAATATTGGTGTTGAACCAGAATTTTTCTTGTTTAAACTTGATGAGAAAGGAAATCCTACTTTAGATTTTAATGACAATGGAGGATATTTCGATTTAGCGCCAGTTGACGGTGCAGAAGATTGTCGTAGAGATATTGTATTAGAATTAGAGAAGATTGGATTTAACATGGAAGCATCACATCATGAAGTAGCACCAGGACAACATGAAATTAACTTTGAGTATGAAGGTGTTGTTGAAGGATGCGATAGCTTACAAATCTTTAAAGTAGTAGTTAAAAATGTTGCAAAGAGACACGGACTTCATGCAACGTTCATGCCAAAACCCATTTCTGACATTAATGGTTCAGGAATGCATACAAACTGTTCCTTAAATGATAAAGATGGCAATAATGCTTTCTATGATCCTGATGGAGAGATTGGATTAAGCGATGTAGCTAAGTATTGGATCGCTGGTATTATGAAGAACGCTCGTGCTTTTACTGCTATTACGAATCCAACTGTTAACTCATATAAGCGTTTAGTGCCAGGTTATGAAGCACCTTGTTATGTTTCTTGGTCTGATGCTAACAGAAGTGCTATGATTCGAATACCTGCTAAGAGAGGACGTGCAACACGCACAGAGATTAGAAGTGTAGATCCTTCTGCAAATCCATATTTGGCAATGTCGGCTATTTTAGCTAGTGGACTTGAAGGTGTTGAAAAGAAACTTGAATGTAAAGAAAGAGTATATATAAATCTATATGAGTTATCAAGATCAGAAAGAGAAGCAATGGGAATAGAAAACTTACCTGAGAACTTAAAAGATGCGGTTAAAGCGTTAAAAAGAAACTCGGTTATTCAAGAAGCCCTTGGAGAACATGCTGTTGAAAAATTTATTGAAGCAAAAACAAGAGAATGGGATGAATTTAGAACTTCAGTAACTGAATGGGAAATAAAAAAATATTTATAA
- the hslO gene encoding 33 kDa chaperonin, giving the protein MKDYLVKAFAFDGTVRIYSANTTNLVAHAQKIHDLWPTSAAAFGRLLTASVIMGAMYKGDQELTIRVEGDGPLGGMVATTNTFGEVRGYVGNNHVFLQYDSGKLNVGQAVGNGFIHVTKDLKVRDMFTSSAEIQTGEIAEDFAYYFTASEQIPSAVGLGVLVNDDNTIISSGGFILQVMPGCKSETIDKIEKALENIMPVSEMIKNDYTPEMIIESITKDDYKLLEHLELEYKCNCSREKFEKGLISLGVEELEKLKIDDDPVEAVCHFCNTKYNFTNDDLEKIIEEIK; this is encoded by the coding sequence ATGAAAGATTATTTAGTAAAAGCTTTTGCTTTTGATGGTACGGTAAGGATATACAGTGCCAACACAACAAATTTAGTAGCTCATGCACAGAAAATACATGATTTATGGCCAACAAGTGCAGCTGCTTTTGGTCGATTGTTAACAGCAAGCGTAATTATGGGTGCAATGTATAAAGGTGATCAGGAACTAACAATTAGAGTTGAAGGTGATGGTCCTCTTGGTGGTATGGTTGCTACAACAAATACCTTTGGTGAAGTTAGAGGTTATGTTGGTAACAATCATGTTTTTCTTCAATATGATAGTGGCAAACTGAATGTAGGACAAGCTGTAGGAAACGGCTTTATTCACGTAACAAAAGATTTGAAAGTTCGTGATATGTTTACATCAAGCGCTGAAATCCAAACAGGAGAAATAGCAGAAGACTTCGCATATTATTTTACAGCAAGTGAGCAAATTCCTAGCGCTGTTGGCTTAGGAGTATTAGTAAATGATGACAACACTATAATTTCAAGTGGAGGATTTATTTTACAAGTAATGCCTGGTTGTAAAAGTGAAACCATCGATAAGATAGAAAAAGCACTAGAAAATATAATGCCTGTTAGTGAAATGATAAAAAATGATTATACACCAGAAATGATTATTGAATCAATTACTAAAGATGATTATAAATTGTTAGAACATTTAGAGTTGGAATATAAATGTAACTGTTCTAGAGAGAAATTTGAAAAAGGATTAATTTCTCTAGGTGTAGAGGAATTAGAGAAACTAAAAATAGATGATGATCCTGTTGAAGCAGTCTGTCATTTTTGCAACACAAAATACAATTTTACCAATGACGACTTAGAGAAGATAATTGAAGAAATAAAATAA